A region from the Mucilaginibacter sp. CSA2-8R genome encodes:
- a CDS encoding glycosyltransferase family 4 protein: MNILVINWTWYPSGGDWTYVEHVSQLYRDYGHEVIPFSMKDERNYASKYSEFFIENIDYKKLNKRSLNAGIKVVSKSIYSVEAQKKLEALLAVTNIDFAHINVIHHYITPAILKTLKAHNIPIIWTLHEYTPICPESTFISHGKICEKCFGGAFYNCITHRCKKGSVLASTVAALENYAHRALNYYAYVEHYVCPSKFLYQKFKDFNFFPEKLIQLYHGYDYQEIDKARLKHDATHEKYIVFTGRLERIKGAHTVMQAMKLNPDINLKIIGSGTQEGDLKAYQQENKLNNVTFLGKLSKEQTLQTINNAQFAICASEWYEVLGFTVVEAMALSKPVIGSNIGAIPEMVIDGETGLLFEPGNAIQLAQKIKLLANDDERVNEMGLKAHKHIIQLINDDNHYRGLKKLMPKL, encoded by the coding sequence ATGAATATCCTGGTTATAAATTGGACATGGTATCCGAGCGGTGGTGACTGGACTTATGTAGAGCATGTTTCTCAATTATACCGTGATTACGGGCATGAGGTTATACCGTTTTCGATGAAGGATGAGCGCAATTATGCATCAAAATATTCGGAATTTTTTATTGAAAATATTGATTACAAAAAACTAAACAAACGCAGCCTGAATGCTGGTATAAAAGTAGTTAGCAAAAGCATTTACTCGGTAGAAGCACAAAAAAAACTGGAAGCATTGCTTGCAGTAACCAATATTGATTTTGCACATATCAACGTTATTCACCACTATATTACTCCTGCTATACTCAAAACCTTAAAAGCACACAACATTCCTATCATCTGGACATTGCATGAGTACACTCCTATTTGCCCGGAAAGTACCTTTATAAGCCACGGCAAAATTTGCGAAAAATGCTTTGGCGGAGCTTTTTATAATTGTATCACTCACCGGTGTAAAAAAGGTTCTGTTTTAGCCAGCACTGTGGCAGCATTAGAGAATTATGCACATAGAGCCCTAAATTATTATGCGTATGTAGAACATTATGTATGCCCGTCAAAGTTTTTATATCAGAAATTTAAAGATTTTAATTTTTTCCCTGAAAAACTGATACAACTCTACCACGGTTATGATTATCAAGAGATTGATAAAGCCCGTTTAAAGCACGATGCTACTCATGAAAAATACATTGTGTTTACCGGCCGGCTCGAAAGAATTAAGGGTGCACACACCGTAATGCAAGCCATGAAACTGAACCCTGACATCAATTTAAAAATTATTGGATCGGGAACACAGGAAGGTGACTTAAAGGCCTATCAGCAAGAAAATAAATTAAACAACGTTACCTTTTTAGGCAAGCTGAGCAAAGAGCAAACGCTTCAAACAATCAACAACGCTCAGTTTGCGATATGCGCATCAGAATGGTACGAGGTGTTAGGATTTACAGTGGTTGAAGCAATGGCTTTAAGCAAGCCGGTTATTGGCTCAAATATAGGTGCCATACCAGAAATGGTGATTGATGGAGAAACAGGCTTACTGTTTGAACCTGGTAATGCCATACAATTAGCCCAAAAGATAAAGCTTTTGGCCAACGATGATGAGCGCGTTAATGAAATGGGATTAAAAGCCCACAAGCATATTATTCAGTTGATAAATGATGACAATCATTATCGCGGCTTAAAAAAGTTAATGCCGAAACTTTAA
- a CDS encoding capsule assembly Wzi family protein has product MKKIYKRVLSGLSACVLGSHLNLNAQSLPVGTSVIEDYYRQAQLLGKVDSNLSFSIRPLFPNSKSKLHDVFEPDSSLTRKGSYLGPISFAGKYGLFQILPLTVGQQYNSHHPYGWNDGAMIPARGYQAMVSGGIFVRIGPLSVQLRPELVYAQNKSFDGFASGHNGQDIQQYFSFHNLVDQPERFGNDVYRKAFLGQSSVRLTFDPISIGVSNENIWWGPGIQNALVLTNNAPGFKHLTLNTTRPIETPIGGFEGQLIAGKLEASGYPALLKNNIADNDYLPIGRRNDWRYFTGVNINYHPRWVPGLTLGLIRSFNAYSDDVKANGFKAYFPFFTSYQKKTTNNIGDPFPRDQITSVYARWLFTKAQAEVYFEYGLEDNSYNYRDFIGSPDHSRAYVFGLRKFLPLNSAKNQNILFGAEVTQLSQQIDATIRETGLWYLNYQLTEGHTHQGQVLGAGIGSGGNIQSAEISWVSGLKKLGLNFERYEHDVDYFNQSFPPINNNSRKWVDFALGLQGSWDYGNFIFNAQIKGIRSLNYQWILKDYNPQSTYYVPNNDVFNLFGQLGITYRF; this is encoded by the coding sequence GCAGGCGCAGCTTTTGGGTAAGGTTGATTCTAATTTGTCTTTCAGTATCCGGCCATTGTTTCCCAATAGTAAAAGCAAATTGCACGATGTATTTGAGCCTGATAGCAGTTTAACCCGTAAGGGATCATATCTTGGTCCAATATCTTTTGCTGGTAAATATGGCTTGTTTCAAATTTTGCCGCTTACCGTAGGGCAACAATATAATAGCCACCATCCGTACGGCTGGAACGACGGAGCAATGATTCCGGCAAGAGGCTACCAAGCTATGGTTAGCGGAGGTATCTTCGTTAGGATAGGGCCGTTAAGCGTTCAGCTTAGGCCAGAACTGGTTTATGCACAAAACAAAAGCTTCGACGGATTTGCTTCGGGCCATAACGGTCAGGATATACAACAATATTTTTCGTTCCATAACTTAGTTGATCAACCGGAGCGTTTCGGTAACGATGTTTATCGCAAGGCATTTTTGGGGCAAAGCAGTGTAAGGCTTACATTCGATCCAATATCTATAGGAGTATCTAACGAAAATATTTGGTGGGGGCCAGGCATACAAAACGCTTTGGTGTTAACCAACAATGCACCCGGGTTTAAACACTTAACATTAAACACTACACGTCCGATAGAAACACCAATCGGAGGTTTTGAAGGGCAACTGATAGCCGGTAAACTTGAAGCTTCAGGTTATCCAGCTCTATTGAAAAACAACATAGCTGATAATGATTATTTACCAATCGGAAGACGCAACGATTGGCGCTATTTTACAGGGGTTAATATAAATTATCACCCGCGCTGGGTACCGGGATTAACCTTAGGACTAATACGATCATTTAACGCATATAGTGATGATGTAAAAGCTAACGGTTTTAAGGCCTATTTCCCTTTCTTTACATCTTACCAAAAGAAAACTACAAACAACATTGGAGATCCTTTTCCGCGAGATCAGATTACGTCAGTCTATGCGAGATGGCTGTTCACCAAGGCCCAGGCAGAAGTCTATTTTGAATATGGTTTAGAAGATAACTCTTATAATTATAGAGACTTTATAGGCTCTCCTGATCATTCCCGGGCTTATGTATTCGGACTGCGTAAATTTTTGCCGCTAAATAGCGCTAAAAATCAAAATATATTATTTGGTGCAGAAGTAACTCAACTGTCTCAACAAATTGATGCTACCATCAGAGAAACGGGCTTATGGTACTTAAATTATCAGCTTACAGAAGGACACACTCATCAAGGTCAGGTGTTAGGAGCCGGCATTGGATCCGGAGGTAATATTCAATCTGCAGAGATTAGCTGGGTATCAGGTTTAAAAAAGCTTGGGTTAAACTTTGAGCGTTATGAACATGATGTAGATTATTTCAATCAGTCTTTCCCGCCTATTAATAACAATAGCCGTAAATGGGTCGACTTTGCTTTAGGATTACAAGGTTCGTGGGACTATGGTAACTTCATATTTAATGCTCAGATAAAAGGGATCAGATCTCTTAATTATCAATGGATATTAAAAGATTACAATCCGCAAAGTACTTACTACGTACCTAACAATGATGTGTTTAACTTATTTGGCCAGTTAGGAATAACTTACAGGTTTTAA
- a CDS encoding SLBB domain-containing protein: MNDLKNAQVSQASDEQIIQAWKKIQDAGISEQDAYKILQQKGMPASEVEALKNRITLLGLNKKSTGKSSTGTEAQKIDFTRPVIDSMSKPQAVAKQPEKISPPQLTIYGTEFFNQTSIKFEPNFSGATPKGYILGPGDEVIVLVTGLNETSVRSKISPDGNLQIPYAGVIYVNGFSIEQATSIIRSRLTKIYPALNSGQTQLTVNLGTTRSIRITITGEVKTPGSYTLSSLATVYNALYNSGGPTNNGSLRNIELIRANRVYRTIDFYSFLQRGLLDGNIRLEDQDVIRIPVYRKRVSINGEVKRPAIYELKDNETLENLIAYAGGYTDVAYKGTAKVDQINTLEREVKDVPSNLFGNYIPRNGDIIQIGAITNRYTNRITLEGSVYRPGTYELSVGFTLAQLLKNAQGLKPEAYMERGYIKRTLPNLQRDFISFKPTDIINGRNDIPLLREDSVVILDQNIFISNQKITVNGFVRKPATFTYRKGLKLADAIAMSGGFDDEAADHHVEVSRIIKNESDSVANQLVQTFVVDMDNPAAQRDVELQPMDYIYVPRLVNYRSLGNVSVKGEVVFPGDYAVQKRDETAIEFLERAGGITPYGSLENAQVYRKGVRVNLNLTTTHPTAAEKRDLILLPGDSVYIPRVISYVEVSGAVNNPQYVSFSGHRFKYYINAAAGVTQNARLRGAYIKYPNGLNQPVKRFLFFRNYPKVLPGSKIIVPEKTPDNRFKINFGDLAGISTAITALIGLVSILRR; this comes from the coding sequence ATGAACGATTTAAAAAATGCGCAAGTGAGTCAGGCAAGTGATGAGCAAATAATTCAGGCCTGGAAAAAAATACAGGATGCTGGAATATCAGAGCAAGATGCCTATAAAATATTACAACAAAAAGGCATGCCTGCTTCTGAAGTAGAGGCTCTTAAAAACAGAATCACGCTGCTTGGACTGAATAAAAAAAGCACAGGTAAGAGCAGTACAGGTACTGAAGCTCAAAAAATTGATTTTACCCGGCCGGTAATCGACTCCATGAGCAAGCCGCAAGCAGTGGCTAAACAACCCGAAAAAATATCGCCTCCACAATTAACCATTTACGGAACTGAGTTTTTTAATCAAACCAGCATCAAATTTGAACCCAATTTTTCGGGTGCAACACCTAAAGGATATATACTTGGTCCGGGCGATGAAGTTATTGTATTAGTAACGGGTTTAAATGAAACCAGTGTACGTTCTAAAATATCACCAGACGGTAACTTACAGATACCTTACGCCGGTGTAATTTACGTAAACGGCTTTAGTATTGAGCAAGCAACTTCTATCATCCGAAGCCGACTGACAAAAATATATCCTGCCTTAAATTCGGGGCAAACCCAGCTTACCGTCAATTTAGGTACTACCAGAAGCATCCGGATTACAATTACCGGCGAGGTTAAAACTCCGGGCTCTTACACCCTATCTTCATTGGCAACAGTTTACAATGCGCTTTATAACTCCGGCGGCCCTACCAATAATGGGTCATTACGTAATATTGAGTTAATCAGAGCTAATCGTGTATACCGTACCATAGACTTTTACAGTTTTTTACAGCGGGGTTTGTTAGATGGCAACATCCGGCTGGAAGATCAGGATGTGATCCGCATCCCTGTTTACCGCAAGCGGGTAAGTATTAACGGCGAAGTTAAACGCCCGGCTATTTACGAGCTTAAAGACAATGAAACGTTAGAAAATCTAATTGCCTATGCCGGTGGCTATACTGATGTAGCCTACAAAGGCACTGCTAAGGTTGATCAGATTAACACCTTAGAGCGCGAAGTAAAAGATGTACCCTCTAACTTATTTGGCAATTACATTCCGCGTAATGGCGATATCATTCAAATTGGTGCTATAACCAACCGTTATACCAATCGTATTACACTTGAAGGATCGGTTTACCGCCCTGGCACATATGAACTGTCAGTAGGTTTTACGTTGGCTCAACTCCTTAAAAACGCTCAGGGTTTAAAGCCCGAAGCGTATATGGAGCGTGGTTACATCAAAAGAACATTGCCTAACCTGCAGCGTGACTTTATATCTTTTAAGCCGACGGATATCATTAACGGCCGTAATGATATTCCGCTGCTGCGCGAAGATTCTGTAGTTATTCTTGATCAAAATATCTTTATCTCTAATCAAAAAATTACCGTAAACGGCTTTGTACGTAAGCCTGCTACATTTACATACCGTAAAGGATTAAAACTGGCAGATGCAATTGCCATGTCGGGCGGGTTTGATGATGAGGCAGCCGATCACCACGTTGAAGTGTCCAGAATCATCAAAAACGAGTCTGACAGTGTGGCTAACCAGTTAGTCCAAACCTTTGTGGTTGATATGGACAATCCTGCTGCGCAACGGGATGTTGAGCTGCAACCAATGGATTACATTTACGTGCCCCGATTGGTAAACTACCGCTCGTTAGGGAATGTAAGTGTTAAAGGAGAGGTAGTATTTCCGGGCGATTATGCGGTGCAGAAGCGTGACGAAACGGCGATCGAGTTTTTAGAGCGTGCAGGAGGTATCACCCCTTACGGCTCTTTAGAAAACGCTCAGGTTTATCGTAAAGGTGTACGTGTAAATTTAAACTTAACTACGACACACCCGACAGCAGCAGAAAAAAGAGATTTAATTTTACTGCCTGGAGATAGCGTATACATCCCGCGCGTAATATCCTATGTTGAAGTTTCGGGAGCCGTAAATAATCCGCAGTACGTAAGTTTTAGTGGCCACCGTTTTAAATACTATATCAACGCGGCAGCCGGTGTTACCCAAAACGCACGTTTAAGAGGAGCTTACATTAAGTACCCCAACGGACTAAATCAGCCGGTAAAGCGCTTTTTATTCTTCAGGAACTATCCTAAAGTATTACCTGGCAGCAAGATCATTGTTCCGGAAAAAACGCCTGACAATCGCTTTAAAATCAATTTTGGCGATCTTGCCGGAATTTCAACTGCAATTACTGCATTAATTGGATTAGTTAGCATTTTACGAAGATAA
- a CDS encoding NAD(P)-dependent oxidoreductase, which produces MKKKIYIAGAGGMLGEAFYRIFKNDYTIKCTDKDVNESWLDFLDFRNFDDYKKQVDEFKPDYLFHLGAHTDLEYCEKNVDDTYLTNTTSVENAVLIANELNIPLLYISTAGIFDGKKDFYDDWDEPNPLGHYARSKYMGERYVRDNCKRFIVCRAGWMMGGGPRKDKKFINKLIKQLASGKRDLHIVNDKDGTPTFTVDFAKNVKLLLEKQYWGLYNMVCNGETSRLEVAQELIKILGLEDEVKFHEVSSGYFEDTYFAPRPPSERLINRKLELRNINMMREWQVALREYVNDYYAEYLEKTLFVVKNDNIGVL; this is translated from the coding sequence ATGAAAAAGAAAATCTACATTGCTGGTGCGGGCGGAATGCTTGGAGAAGCGTTTTACCGCATATTTAAAAACGACTATACTATTAAATGCACGGATAAAGATGTAAATGAGAGCTGGTTAGATTTTCTTGATTTTCGCAATTTTGATGATTACAAAAAACAGGTAGATGAGTTTAAGCCCGACTATCTGTTTCATTTAGGTGCTCATACCGATCTGGAATACTGCGAAAAAAATGTGGATGATACCTACCTTACCAATACCACTTCGGTAGAGAACGCTGTGCTTATAGCCAACGAACTGAACATCCCGTTGTTGTATATTAGTACGGCAGGCATTTTTGATGGCAAAAAAGATTTTTATGATGACTGGGATGAACCTAATCCACTTGGTCATTATGCACGCTCAAAGTATATGGGCGAACGTTACGTGCGCGATAATTGTAAACGCTTTATTGTTTGCCGCGCCGGTTGGATGATGGGTGGCGGCCCACGTAAAGACAAAAAGTTTATTAATAAACTTATTAAACAACTGGCCAGCGGTAAGCGCGATCTGCATATTGTAAACGACAAGGATGGCACGCCAACATTTACTGTAGATTTTGCTAAGAATGTTAAGCTCCTTTTAGAGAAACAATACTGGGGCCTTTACAACATGGTTTGTAATGGTGAAACCAGCAGACTGGAAGTTGCCCAGGAACTGATCAAGATATTAGGCCTGGAAGACGAAGTAAAGTTTCATGAGGTTTCATCCGGGTATTTTGAAGATACTTATTTTGCACCCCGGCCACCATCAGAGCGTTTAATTAACAGAAAGCTGGAGTTAAGAAACATTAACATGATGCGTGAATGGCAAGTTGCCCTGCGCGAATACGTTAATGATTACTACGCCGAATATTTAGAAAAAACTTTGTTTGTAGTTAAAAACGACAATATAGGCGTATTGTAA
- a CDS encoding glycosyltransferase family 4 protein, whose product MRIAAFGFRSIPPAKGAAGADKFALELFPRLVKRGHQVTAYNRRYTDNFVDVIEYQGVKIKTFKTLKLKGFDTLWHSFRCTLDIIFNNTADVVHIQNGGNSIWALPLRLFGKKVFISQDGVDWKREKWPWYGKLFLKISAYITAYLPNEVIFDNVIAKKLFEDRFNKHYKFIPFGSEVGPVNKNSDVLERLQLTAGDYYLFVGRFIPDKGLHYLIPAFKQSKSKRKLVLIGGSPNPSDYENKILAMANGQIVFPGYVYGDDVNVLMMNSYCYIQPSDVEGLSPVVLTVMGLNVPLIVSNIEENEYAVLDTARKFAKGNIESLTGEINFAEDNHQVMLALAAKAQQRALSVFNWEKVTDEHVEVFNNS is encoded by the coding sequence ATGCGTATTGCTGCTTTCGGTTTCAGATCTATACCCCCGGCAAAGGGTGCCGCAGGTGCTGATAAATTTGCTCTCGAACTATTTCCGAGACTGGTTAAAAGAGGCCATCAGGTAACGGCCTACAACAGGCGTTATACAGATAATTTTGTAGACGTCATTGAATATCAGGGCGTAAAGATCAAAACTTTTAAAACCCTCAAACTTAAAGGATTTGATACTTTATGGCACTCTTTCCGGTGCACTTTAGACATTATATTCAATAATACTGCTGACGTTGTACATATACAAAACGGCGGTAACAGCATTTGGGCGTTACCTTTACGCTTGTTCGGCAAAAAGGTATTCATCAGTCAGGACGGCGTAGACTGGAAACGCGAGAAATGGCCCTGGTACGGCAAGTTGTTTCTTAAAATATCAGCTTATATTACAGCTTACTTACCTAATGAGGTTATTTTCGATAATGTGATTGCCAAAAAATTATTTGAAGACAGGTTCAACAAACACTATAAATTTATTCCATTTGGCAGCGAGGTTGGCCCTGTAAATAAAAATAGCGATGTTTTAGAGCGGTTACAGCTAACAGCCGGTGACTACTACCTTTTTGTAGGTCGCTTCATCCCTGATAAAGGCTTGCACTATCTCATTCCGGCCTTTAAACAATCAAAATCAAAGCGCAAGTTGGTTTTAATAGGCGGCTCGCCTAACCCATCAGATTACGAAAATAAAATACTGGCCATGGCTAACGGGCAAATAGTTTTTCCGGGCTATGTTTATGGTGATGATGTGAACGTATTGATGATGAATTCATATTGTTACATTCAGCCATCTGACGTGGAAGGATTATCGCCTGTGGTGCTTACCGTAATGGGACTCAATGTGCCTTTGATTGTAAGTAATATCGAAGAAAATGAGTACGCCGTGTTAGATACAGCCCGAAAATTTGCGAAAGGAAATATAGAATCTCTGACCGGCGAGATAAATTTTGCTGAAGATAACCACCAGGTGATGCTTGCATTAGCTGCCAAAGCGCAGCAGCGTGCGCTAAGCGTTTTTAACTGGGAAAAGGTAACTGATGAGCATGTGGAGGTTTTTAATAACTCGTAG